DNA sequence from the Leptolyngbya subtilissima AS-A7 genome:
GCCCAGAATCTGGTTTCGTGGGGCTATCTCTGGCAGGGACGCAGCTATGAGGGGCTGGTGGTAAATTTTGTCGAAGTATTAGCGGGCTATGGCGGCTTTTGGATTGAGCCGAGCACAGGAACCGTAGGGTTGGATCAGGAGGAGGCAATCGCCGCTGCCACCTTTTTAGCGGACACAATTCGTCAGGGCGTCTCCCCTCAATTGGTGACCAGCTACGGCGAAACGGAGTCCTTCAGTCAGTTTTTGGCAGGACAAAGCCTATTCGTACGAAACTGGCCCAACTTCTGGAAACGAGCAAATCAGGATGATTCGCTGTTAGCGGGACAGGTGGATCTAGCTTCGGTGGTCGCGGCGGCTGGTCGCGCTCCCCAAGGCTGTCGCGGTGGGTGGGGCTTTGGCATTGCCCAAAATACGGCTCATCCCAAGGAAGCGAGACGGGCGATCGCATTTCTTACCAGTGCCGCTGCCCAGGAGCAGTTTGTCCTCGATTTGGCCCATCTGCCTAGCCGTACTGACCTATACACTGAGCCCAAAATTGTGGCTCAGTATCCCTTCTTTCCTGAGGTCCTGGAGGCACTAGAGAGTAATTCCGTCTTTCGTCCCCAAATTCCCCAATACGATCAGGCCTCTAAAATTCTGCAGGTCCACCTCACGAAGGTCTTGGGAGGGGGTGCCACTGCCGAAGACGCGATGCGGGCAGCGGCACTGGAAACGGGGGAATTGTTGGCAGCTCCGTAGAGGCGATGTCAGGTTGAGGAAACTCGCTTCATTACCCATGCCTGCCCCGTTTCTAGGAACGGTCGCGCGTCTTGCTGCTGTACCCAGCGCCAGCCCAGCACCCCATGCAAGAGCAGCAGGGCAATGTTGAGTCCCATCAGCCATTGCATCCAGAGTTGATCGGTGTTCTGTCCGGGTCTCACGGGCTTGGCATCGAGCCGTCGCAAAATCTCCTGGACATTGAGCGGCCGCTGTCCGGGAAAGGGGGCCATTAGGTCGTCGATCAACTCGGCGAACCAATGATCGACGTGAGGGGCAGACTCGCGCCAGTTTAGGGCACCCGTCGCTTCATCGGTTTCCAAATCGACCGGATGTTGTCCGGTCAGGAGGTGAACCAGCGATCGCCCTAGGGCATAAAAGTCCGACTGAGGTACGGCTTTGCCGTTGATCTGCTCCAGGGGGGTGTAGCCAGGGGAAACGATGCTGGTAATATCCCGCTGACCACCGATTTTCGCCAAGTAGGTATTTGACATCTGGCGAACGGTACCGAAGTCAATCAGGGCCAGT
Encoded proteins:
- a CDS encoding ABC transporter substrate-binding protein; translation: MRLPPFKIPNRLAIAFLVGLLLVQFLGLAVWWVSWPSLSPTTLSFVVPLDEVVAWQRLVADFNEQNPDIRLELVQGDYNTDQAKAIYSADLSSGSPQYDLVYMDVVWLPWFASKGWLQDLSDLLPEEELAKFLPSELAAGRYQDTLYRLPFKADLGLLFYNKALMVELGIEPAQTFEELMTQSQQAQAQNLVSWGYLWQGRSYEGLVVNFVEVLAGYGGFWIEPSTGTVGLDQEEAIAAATFLADTIRQGVSPQLVTSYGETESFSQFLAGQSLFVRNWPNFWKRANQDDSLLAGQVDLASVVAAAGRAPQGCRGGWGFGIAQNTAHPKEARRAIAFLTSAAAQEQFVLDLAHLPSRTDLYTEPKIVAQYPFFPEVLEALESNSVFRPQIPQYDQASKILQVHLTKVLGGGATAEDAMRAAALETGELLAAP
- a CDS encoding serine/threonine-protein kinase, with the translated sequence MSYCINPKCPQRQQSDASTKCAACGTELVVCNRYRLLRPLRELDDWLPTDIFEVADQDGLKVMKVLKQPKLQPLFEREAQTLQRLDNPGIPRIAPDGYFTVTTSEGQSLACLVMEKIAGLTLEQWLAKHGPVDQTLAQEWLRQASKILALIHQTELFHRDIKLSNLMLRPQGQLALIDFGTVRQMSNTYLAKIGGQRDITSIVSPGYTPLEQINGKAVPQSDFYALGRSLVHLLTGQHPVDLETDEATGALNWRESAPHVDHWFAELIDDLMAPFPGQRPLNVQEILRRLDAKPVRPGQNTDQLWMQWLMGLNIALLLLHGVLGWRWVQQQDARPFLETGQAWVMKRVSST